Below is a genomic region from Candidatus Binatia bacterium.
CAACGACGAGTTGGAGGCGCGCATCGGCGAGTTCGGCGTCGCCGGCGTCGTCCAAGGCGAGCAGCTCGGCACGGGCCACGCGGTGCAGATCGCGCTCGAGCGGCTGGAACCGAGCGCGGGCGGCCGCATCGTGATTGCCTCCGGCGACATGCCGCTCGTGCCCGAGGAGCTGTTTCTCGCGATGACGGAGTCGCTCGACGGCGCCGCGATGGCGCTCGTCACCGCGAAGATGCCGCTTCCTTCAAATTTCGGACGCGTCGTGCGGCGCGACGGGAACGTCGAGCGGATCGTCGAGGTGCGCGACGCTACCCCGGAAGAGCTGGCGATCGAGGAGATGAATGCTGGAATCTACGCGTTCGACGACGCGGCGCTGCGCGACGCCGTGGCGCGGCTGCGCCCGGACAACGCGCAATCGGAGTACTACCTGACCGACGCCGTTTCGTACCTGGCCGGCGCGGGGAAGCGAATTCGGCCGATCCCCGCCGGCGATCATCTGCACGTGCTCGGCATCAACGACCGCGTCGAACTTGCCGCCGCGCGCGCGGAGATGAACCTGCGGCTCTGCGCGCGTCACATGCGCGACGGCGTGACGATCGTGAATCCCGACGCCACCTATCTCGAGCCCGAACTGGAGATCGGTCGCGACACGGTCGTCTATCCGAACACGACGATCGCGCGCCTCTCCGAGATCGGCGCCGGCTGTACGATCGGCCCGAACAGCCGGCTTTCGAACGCGCGGCTGGGCGCGCGGGTCACCGTACGCGAGAGCGTCGTCACCGACGCATCCGTCGGCGACGACGTTACGATCGGGCCGTTCGCGCATCTTCGCGG
It encodes:
- the glmU gene encoding bifunctional UDP-N-acetylglucosamine diphosphorylase/glucosamine-1-phosphate N-acetyltransferase GlmU, translated to MIRAIVLAAGKGTRMKSERTKVLHEICGRPMLWYVLRALRGAGITEILVVTNDELEARIGEFGVAGVVQGEQLGTGHAVQIALERLEPSAGGRIVIASGDMPLVPEELFLAMTESLDGAAMALVTAKMPLPSNFGRVVRRDGNVERIVEVRDATPEELAIEEMNAGIYAFDDAALRDAVARLRPDNAQSEYYLTDAVSYLAGAGKRIRPIPAGDHLHVLGINDRVELAAARAEMNLRLCARHMRDGVTIVNPDATYLEPELEIGRDTVVYPNTTIARLSEIGAGCTIGPNSRLSNARLGARVTVRESVVTDASVGDDVTIGPFAHLRGETKVSERVHVGNFVEIKKSLLARGVKVSHLSYLGDATIGEDTNVGAGTITCNYDGEQKHETFVGSDVSIGSNTSLVAPVIVGDGALTGAGSVVTKDVPPGERVAGNPARPLPKK